A stretch of the Malus sylvestris chromosome 10, drMalSylv7.2, whole genome shotgun sequence genome encodes the following:
- the LOC126587138 gene encoding glycolipid transfer protein 3-like isoform X1: MKRKLMDQNMGSEIRCAIEELSVMVKVKGAILVPAAEHGGGDHAHEAAHIPTRPFLSLCSLLLQVLDKIGPTMAVLSQDIHQNIRRLETKHESDLSTYSNMVEMLKNEATEGIARNVTSCSRAFVWLTRSLDFTVALLQNLVRDPGQNMQQAVEESYNITLKPWHRWISSAASKVALMLVPDNETFISSLMAKDENYDNLKLEIENLVSLLVPYLEEIHSILVKYSTTQRLGMLLLWLTYLLTCLIILGFCRDFITWIG, encoded by the exons ATGAAAAGGAAGTTAATGGATCAGAATATGGGATCAGAGATTAGATGTGCCATTGAAGAACTCTCCGTTATGGTCAAGGTTAAAGGTGCTATATTGGTCCCAGCGGCTGAACATGGTGGTGGTGATCATGCTCACGAGGCTGCTCATATTCCCACCAggccttttctttctctctgcagcttgcttcttcaagttcttg ATAAAATAGGACCAACAATGGCTGTTCTAAGCCAAGATATTCATCAAAATATTCGG AGATTGGAAACGAAACATGAATCAGATCTTTCGACATATTCAAATATGGTTGAGATGTTGAAAAATGAGGCGACTGAAGGCATTGCTAGAAACGTTACCAGTTGTAGTAGAGCCTTTGTTTGGCTCACCAG ATCCCTAGATTTTACCGTGGCCTTGTTGCAAAATTTAGTGAGAGATCCCGGGCAGAATATGCAGCAGGCAGTGGAAGAGTCTTATAACATTACTTTGAAGCCATGGCATAGGTGGATTTCATCAGCTGCTTCTAAA GTAGCCCTAATGCTAGTGCCTGACAATGAAACATTCATTAGTAGCCTCATGGCAAAAGATGAAAACTATGACAACTTGAAACTGGAAATAGAGAACTTGGTTTCCTTACTCGTGCCTTATCTGGAAGAAATCCACTCGATTCTGGTTAAGTATTCAACCACCCAACGCCTCGGGATGCTTCTTCTTTGGCTAACATATCTTTTGACATGTTTGATTATACTTGgtttttgcagagattttatcACTTGGATAGGTTGA
- the LOC126587138 gene encoding glycolipid transfer protein 3-like isoform X3, with protein MKRKLMDQNMGSEIRCAIEELSVMVKVKGAILVPAAEHGGGDHAHEAAHIPTRPFLSLCSLLLQVLDKIGPTMAVLSQDIHQNIRRLETKHESDLSTYSNMVEMLKNEATEGIARNVTSCSRAFVWLTRSLDFTVALLQNLVRDPGQNMQQAVEESYNITLKPWHRWISSAASKRFYHLDRLKSN; from the exons ATGAAAAGGAAGTTAATGGATCAGAATATGGGATCAGAGATTAGATGTGCCATTGAAGAACTCTCCGTTATGGTCAAGGTTAAAGGTGCTATATTGGTCCCAGCGGCTGAACATGGTGGTGGTGATCATGCTCACGAGGCTGCTCATATTCCCACCAggccttttctttctctctgcagcttgcttcttcaagttcttg ATAAAATAGGACCAACAATGGCTGTTCTAAGCCAAGATATTCATCAAAATATTCGG AGATTGGAAACGAAACATGAATCAGATCTTTCGACATATTCAAATATGGTTGAGATGTTGAAAAATGAGGCGACTGAAGGCATTGCTAGAAACGTTACCAGTTGTAGTAGAGCCTTTGTTTGGCTCACCAG ATCCCTAGATTTTACCGTGGCCTTGTTGCAAAATTTAGTGAGAGATCCCGGGCAGAATATGCAGCAGGCAGTGGAAGAGTCTTATAACATTACTTTGAAGCCATGGCATAGGTGGATTTCATCAGCTGCTTCTAAA agattttatcACTTGGATAGGTTGAAGTCTAACTGA
- the LOC126587138 gene encoding glycolipid transfer protein 3-like isoform X2, with translation MKRKLMDQNMGSEIRCAIEELSVMVKVKGAILVPAAEHGGGDHAHEAAHIPTRPFLSLCSLLLQVLDKIGPTMAVLSQDIHQNIRRLETKHESDLSTYSNMVEMLKNEATEGIARNVTSCSRAFVWLTRSLDFTVALLQNLVRDPGQNMQQAVEESYNITLKPWHRWISSAASKVALMLVPDNETFISSLMAKDENYDNLKLEIENLVSLLVPYLEEIHSILRFYHLDRLKSN, from the exons ATGAAAAGGAAGTTAATGGATCAGAATATGGGATCAGAGATTAGATGTGCCATTGAAGAACTCTCCGTTATGGTCAAGGTTAAAGGTGCTATATTGGTCCCAGCGGCTGAACATGGTGGTGGTGATCATGCTCACGAGGCTGCTCATATTCCCACCAggccttttctttctctctgcagcttgcttcttcaagttcttg ATAAAATAGGACCAACAATGGCTGTTCTAAGCCAAGATATTCATCAAAATATTCGG AGATTGGAAACGAAACATGAATCAGATCTTTCGACATATTCAAATATGGTTGAGATGTTGAAAAATGAGGCGACTGAAGGCATTGCTAGAAACGTTACCAGTTGTAGTAGAGCCTTTGTTTGGCTCACCAG ATCCCTAGATTTTACCGTGGCCTTGTTGCAAAATTTAGTGAGAGATCCCGGGCAGAATATGCAGCAGGCAGTGGAAGAGTCTTATAACATTACTTTGAAGCCATGGCATAGGTGGATTTCATCAGCTGCTTCTAAA GTAGCCCTAATGCTAGTGCCTGACAATGAAACATTCATTAGTAGCCTCATGGCAAAAGATGAAAACTATGACAACTTGAAACTGGAAATAGAGAACTTGGTTTCCTTACTCGTGCCTTATCTGGAAGAAATCCACTCGATTCTG agattttatcACTTGGATAGGTTGAAGTCTAACTGA